A region from the Ctenopharyngodon idella isolate HZGC_01 chromosome 13, HZGC01, whole genome shotgun sequence genome encodes:
- the slc17a5 gene encoding sialin, translating to MMEHSASDSETEDHDQPLLRRKDTGDIQKAPACFSSRYGLAFLSCYGFFVAYALRVNLSVAMVDMLKNRSSANTSSSVCPHHSSPVPKHNHTASVYDWDSETQGWILGSFFYGYILTQIPGGYLARKYGAKWLLGFGILCTVIFTLLTPVAADLGAGYLIAVRVMEGIGEGVSYPAMHAMWASWAPPLERSRLLTVSYTGAQLGTVVALPLSGQICFYLDWTYVFYIFGAVGLLWFVLWSCLVSNSPSSHKRITEAEKTYIIASLKNELSPTTDYIPWTSILKSLPLWAIVVAHFSYNWTFYTLLTLLPTYMNDILGFSIQQNGMLSALPYLGCWLLALLGGQLADFLREKCLIRTVIVRKAFTIVGMVGPAVFLVAAGYTGCDYFLAIAFLTVSSSLGGISASGFNINHLDIAPSYAGILLGITNTFATIPGMVGPVIARSLTKSNTIPEWQIVFYISAAINIFGAVFFTIFGKGTVQPWAVQRINIQ from the exons ATGATGGAGCATTCAGCATCAGACTCAGAAACTGAAGATCATGATCAGCCTTTACTTCGCCGGAAAGATACCGGAGACATTCAGAAAG CTCCTGCTTGTTTCTCCTCACGTTACGGGTTGGCCTTTTTGTCCTGTTATGGCTTCTTTGTGGCATATGCCCTCAGGGTGAACCTTAGTGTGGCAATGGTGGACATGCTGAAAAACAGATCCAGCGCCAACACCAGTTCCTCCGTCTGTCCTCATCACAGCAGCCCTGTACCTAAACACAATCACACC GCCAGTGTGTATGACTGGGATTCAGAGACTCAGGGCTGGATCCTGGGCTCTTTTTTCTATGGATATATACTTACTCAGATACCAGGTGGCTACTTGGCACGCAAATATGGTGCCAAGTGGCTCTTAGGTTTTGGCATCCTTTGCACTGTGATCTTCACCCTGCTGACTCCAGTAGCCGCTGATCTGGGAGCTGGTTACCTCATTGCTGTCAGGGTGATGGAAGGTATTGGGGAG GGAGTGTCATATCCTGCTATGCATGCAATGTGGGCGTCATGGGCACCACCTCTAGAGAGAAGTCGACTGCTCACTGTCTCTTACACAG GTGCTCAGCTGGGAACTGTAGTTGCTCTCCCTCTTTCTGGTCAGATATGTTTTTACCTAGACTGGACATACGTCTTTTATATATTTG GAGCTGTTGGACTTCTTTGGTTTGTCCTTTGGTCTTGCTTAGTCAGTAACAGTCCCAGCTCACACAAAAGGATAACAGAGGCTGAGAAGACGTACATAATTGcatctttaaaaaatgaa CTGTCGCCAACCACAGATTACATCCCATGGACATCAATCCTCAAGTCTTTGCCATTATGGGCCATAGTTGTGGCACACTTCTCCTACAACTGGACATTTTACACTCTGCTGACTCTCTTACCCACCTACATGAATGATATTCTTGGATTCAGCATCCAGCAG AATGGAATGCTCTCGGCTCTGCCCTACCTTGGTTGTTGGTTGCTGGCTTTGCTAGGTGGACAACTGGCAGACTTCCTGAGAGAGAAATGTCTTATTCGCACTGTAATTGTGCGCAAGGCTTTCACTATAGTAG GAATGGTGGGACCAGCCGTCTTCCTGGTGGCTGCTGGCTACACTGGCTGTGACTACTTCTTGGCCATTGCCTTCCTCACCGTCTCTTCCTCTCTAGGGGGCATTTCAGCATCTGGATTTAACATCAACCATTTGGATATTGCTCCCTC cTATGCTGGGATATTGCTTGGGATCACAAACACATTTGCCACTATACCTGGAATGGTGGGCCCAGTAATAGCAAGATCTCTGACCAAATCT AACACCATTCCAGAGTGGCAAATTGTCTTCTACATCTCTGCAGCGATCAATATATTTGGAgcagttttcttcacaatatttgGCAAGGGCACAGTCCAGCCTTGGGCTGTCCAGAGAATAAACATCCAATGA